Proteins from one Candidatus Methylomirabilota bacterium genomic window:
- a CDS encoding ChaN family lipoprotein gives MIRASVARRLAAALAMAGCAAAAPSLDDDPAAVARRIAARAREVQIVYLGESHDNPYHHMDQARVLEAMLAGGARPALAFEMLAQDQQPAVDLAMRDGADPAAVGKRLGWVDRSWPDFEMYRPLFDQARRDGLPLVAIDLDQRTVRRIAKEGLGSLPADERIRLVSRLAPEADRERGIARDIEAAHCGLLPAGAVPSMVDAWHARNVTMARRILQALERAPQVVVIVGRGHQAPGGLADQVDALRPGARQLIVDFVEAGAEETGRAAPANHIVWPRPRVERPDPCAPLRNR, from the coding sequence GTGATCCGGGCTTCGGTTGCTCGGCGCCTCGCCGCCGCGCTCGCCATGGCGGGTTGCGCCGCGGCGGCGCCATCGCTCGACGACGATCCAGCCGCTGTCGCGCGCCGTATCGCGGCCCGGGCGCGGGAGGTCCAGATCGTCTATCTCGGCGAATCCCACGACAACCCCTACCACCACATGGACCAGGCGCGCGTGCTCGAGGCCATGCTGGCCGGAGGCGCGCGGCCGGCCCTCGCCTTCGAGATGCTGGCCCAGGACCAGCAGCCCGCTGTGGACCTGGCGATGCGCGACGGCGCCGACCCGGCCGCGGTCGGGAAGCGTCTTGGGTGGGTTGACCGCAGCTGGCCCGACTTCGAGATGTACCGGCCGCTCTTCGACCAGGCAAGGCGCGACGGCCTGCCGCTCGTCGCGATCGACCTGGACCAGCGGACGGTGCGCCGCATCGCCAAGGAAGGGCTGGGCTCCCTGCCTGCCGACGAGCGAATCAGGCTTGTCTCGCGCCTGGCTCCGGAAGCCGATCGCGAGCGGGGCATCGCGCGCGACATCGAGGCCGCCCACTGCGGCCTCCTGCCGGCGGGCGCGGTGCCTAGCATGGTGGACGCCTGGCACGCGCGCAACGTCACCATGGCGCGGCGGATCCTCCAGGCTCTCGAGCGGGCGCCGCAGGTGGTGGTCATCGTCGGGCGCGGGCATCAGGCGCCGGGGGGTCTTGCCGATCAGGTCGATGCGCTGCGGCCCGGTGCCCGACAGCTGATCGTGGACTTTGTCGAGGCGGGAGCGGAGGAAACCGGCCGGGCGGCGCCGGCCAACCACATCGTCTGGCCGAGGCCTCGCGTCGAGCGCCCCGACCCTTGCGCGCCGCTTAGAAACCGCTAG
- a CDS encoding VOC family protein — protein MLLGVDHFVIAVGDLAALGFSVVPGGRHAAGTHNALIALAAGAYIELIAFHEPYPEHRWWTALGRGGGLVDYCLQTDDLAAATGAFRRAGVAMTDPKPSVRTRPDGFAVRWVLALAEGPQRGVAPFLIRDEGPRAERVPPESRHANGVTGLAAVTVAVASVGEAKGWYEAALGRPGEALHRDDLDADGVRFAIGPHALEFLQPRTERGQPRTERGQPRHGRGQIGQWVDSRGPRPYAARFTGGPPGAALDPRLTHGARLSFG, from the coding sequence ATGCTCCTCGGCGTGGACCATTTCGTCATCGCCGTCGGCGATCTCGCGGCGCTCGGCTTTTCCGTCGTGCCGGGCGGTCGCCACGCCGCCGGCACCCACAATGCGCTCATCGCGCTCGCCGCCGGCGCCTACATCGAGCTGATCGCCTTCCACGAGCCGTACCCTGAGCATCGCTGGTGGACGGCGCTCGGGCGCGGCGGCGGGCTCGTGGACTACTGCCTGCAGACCGACGACCTCGCCGCCGCCACTGGGGCCTTCCGACGCGCCGGGGTAGCGATGACGGATCCGAAACCCTCGGTGCGCACGCGCCCCGACGGCTTTGCTGTCAGGTGGGTGCTGGCGCTCGCGGAAGGGCCGCAGCGCGGCGTGGCCCCGTTTCTCATCCGTGACGAGGGGCCGCGGGCCGAACGCGTGCCGCCGGAGAGCCGTCATGCCAACGGCGTCACGGGTCTCGCGGCGGTGACGGTGGCCGTCGCGAGCGTGGGCGAGGCGAAAGGCTGGTACGAGGCGGCGCTGGGGCGCCCGGGCGAGGCGCTCCACCGCGACGACCTCGACGCCGACGGTGTGCGCTTCGCGATTGGCCCGCACGCGCTGGAATTCCTTCAGCCCAGAACCGAACGCGGGCAGCCCAGAACCGAACGCGGGCAGCCCCGTCACGGACGCGGGCAGATCGGCCAGTGGGTCGACTCGCGCGGGCCCCGGCCCTACGCCGCGCGCTTCACCGGGGGCCCGCCTGGCGCCGCGCTCGATCCGCGCCTCACCCACGGCGCCCGGCTCAGCTTCGGGTGA